One genomic window of Polyodon spathula isolate WHYD16114869_AA chromosome 8, ASM1765450v1, whole genome shotgun sequence includes the following:
- the LOC121319663 gene encoding protein mono-ADP-ribosyltransferase PARP12-like — MAFSGHDYYEEDSEEVSYDSSSESEIQADSPRDVHNTPCKFYNRGNCKDGSHCRYLHVCEYYFKGNCKYGSQCKYSHSEDGDDFDSQSQEPRDKPYQWQIRSGSKWYDVEMDWIIEAQYSLPDVKGIKLYNTKFGMICINFNAMRVQGKQLGVRRQTFPNSSQKTAWLWFFRGDTKWHILGKQDSQDSSLSFTNADIEREYQRNKHGLFQFSVGTKSYHINFQEMNQINISSKSERRVRRRPVFAVSKHGGRQVFYLAGTIRR, encoded by the exons ATGGCTTTCTCAGGACATG ATTATTATGAGGAAGACAGTGAAGAAGTGTCCTATGACAGCAGTTCTGAGTCTGAGATCCAAGCTGACAGTCCAAGAGATGTACACAACACA CCATGCAAGTTTTATAACCGGGGAAATTGCAAGGATGGAAGTCATTGTCGTTATCTGCATGTTTGTGAATACTACTTCAAAGGCAATTGCAAGTATGGAAGCCAGTGCAAATACTCCCATAGTGAAGATGGAGATGATTTTG ATTCCCAAAGCCAGGAACCCAGGGATAAACCCTACCAATGGCAGATTAGAAGTGGATCAAAGTGGTACGATGTCGAAATGGACTGGATTATTGAAGCCCAGTATTCACTACCAGATGTGAAAGGAATTAAGTTGTACAATACAAAATTTGG GATGATTTGTATTAACTTCAATGCCATGAGAGTCCAAGGCAAACAGCTTGGTGTTCGACGTCAGACATTTCCAAATTCCAGTCAGAAAACTGCATGGTTATGGTTTTTCCGTGGTGATACAAAATGGCATATACTTGGAAAACAG gattctCAAGACAGTTCTCTTTCTTTCACAAATGCAGATATTGAGAGAGAGTACCAGCGGAATAAACATGGTTTGTTTCAGTTTTCGGTAGGAACTAAATCCTATCATATTAATTTTCAAG AAATGAATCAAATCAATATCAGCTCTAAAAGTGAGAGAAGAGTAAGACGCCGCCCAGTGTTTGCTGTTTCAAAACATGGAGGCAGGCAAGTTTTTTACCTTGCAGGAACTATTAGGAGATGA
- the LOC121319664 gene encoding zinc finger CCCH-type antiviral protein 1-like, giving the protein MASNIVAESDDEQKSSMYEYRDREDSSHSLSDTGDDLSDSESDSDEEQGAVASSGASAVKQEPCRYYNSSKCKYGKKCKYLHVCKYHFNGKCKMGSNCPRRHSAASQSDSSSDEDDRGERTATPTETHDKPYKWQLNSGENWRDIENDYVIEAQYSLPGARGIKIYNTIYGAIDINFNKMRIRKKKIRVQRKSFDDCGQETEWLWYYHGNSGWIEYGQKDSKGSATSLKSSDIEKEYQKKPNNCLRFTAGQTHYEINFKEMRQINLASNHKRRVVRRPKITALQVKTGKTSLTSSSQQQHQVSPGGTKTIWQFEGDSGKWYEFKYRSATDTESSVSSKEIEAKYQANPEGSMTFKAGKYQYKLNFSDMTQTNLASKKIHRIQRTVV; this is encoded by the exons ATGATGAACAGAAGTCATCCATGTACGAGTACAGGGACCGTGAGGACAGCAGTCATAGCCTGTCTGATACAGGTGATGATTTATCAGATTCAGAGAGCGACAGTGACGAAGAACAAGGAGCCGTGGCATCATCAGGAGCCAGTGCTGTTAAGCAAGAG CCATGCAGGTACTACAATTCCAGTAAATGCAAATACGGAAAGAAGTGCAAATATCTGCATGTTTGCAAGTACCATTTCAATGGGAAGTGCAAGATGGGATCAAATTGCCCTCGAAGACACTCTGCTGCCTCCCAGAGTGACTCATCATCTGATGAGGATGACAGAGGGGAAAGAACAGCTACCCCGACAG AGACACATGACAAGCCTTATAAGTGGCAATTAAACAGTGGAGAGAACTGGAGGGATATTGAAAACGACTATGTCATAGAAGCCCAGTACTCACTGCCTGGTGCCAGAGGCATCAAAATCTACAACACAATTTATGG GGCGATTGAtattaattttaacaaaatgaggatccgtaaaaaaaaaataagagtgcAGCGCAAGAGTTTTGACGATTGTGGACAAGAAACTGAATGGCTGtggtattaccatggaaacagTGGCTGGATTGAGTATGGACAAAAG GATTCCAAAGGTAGCGCTACATCTTTGAAAAGTTCTGACATTGAAAAGGAGTACCAGAAGAAACCAAATAATTGCCTCAGGTTTACTGCTGGGCAGACACattatgaaataaactttaaaG AAATGCGACAGATCAATCTAGCATCAAACCATAAGAGGAGAGTAGTTCGCCGTCCCAAAATTACAGCTCTACAAgtgaaaacaggaaaaacaag CCTGACTTCATCTTCCCAACAACAACACCAAGTTTCCCCTGGGGGTACAAAGACAATCTGGCAGTTTGAGGGAGACAGTGGAAAGTGGTACGAATTCAAATACAGG TCTGCTACTGACACAGAATCTTCAGTCTCAAGCAAAGAGATAGAAGCGAAATACCAAGCAAACCCCGAGGGCTCCATGACATTCAAGGCTGGCAAATACCAGTACAAGCTGAACTTCTCAG ATATGACTCAAACCAATCTTGCTTCAAAAAAGATACACCGAATTCAGCGGACAGTGGTTTAA